A window from Dehalococcoidia bacterium encodes these proteins:
- a CDS encoding DUF177 domain-containing protein → MKINVSQQLMGPLGDRRTYSIDEFTPEGYSVKALVTLVRTNRSILVTGQAKTASHSICSRCLEEFEHSLAFKIEEEFFPARDVVTDEPLLTSEEIDGFTIGQDHIMDLSEAVRQNIQLNLPIKTICQPKCAGLCQQCGHNLNHGPCHCSEEPADPRWSALREILSR, encoded by the coding sequence ATGAAAATCAATGTTTCGCAGCAGCTTATGGGCCCTCTGGGTGATCGTCGCACTTATTCTATCGATGAATTCACTCCGGAAGGTTATTCTGTAAAAGCGCTCGTGACGTTGGTACGCACTAACCGCAGCATTCTGGTGACGGGGCAAGCCAAAACCGCCAGCCACAGCATCTGCAGCCGATGTCTGGAAGAGTTCGAGCATTCGCTGGCATTCAAAATTGAAGAGGAATTTTTCCCGGCCAGAGATGTGGTAACTGATGAGCCTTTACTAACAAGCGAAGAGATCGATGGATTCACCATCGGCCAGGATCATATCATGGACCTGAGCGAAGCAGTGCGGCAAAACATTCAGCTCAATCTCCCCATCAAAACGATCTGCCAGCCGAAGTGTGCTGGATTATGTCAACAATGTGGCCATAATCTAAACCATGGCCCCTGCCATTGTTCGGAAGAGCCTGCTGATCCTCGCTGGTCTGCCTTGCGAGAGATACTCTCCAGATAA
- the rpmF gene encoding 50S ribosomal protein L32, whose product MALPKRKTSKCRQATRQSHRAYPIPSLSECPQCHTPKPPHQVCPVCGTYRGRDVTQVNKTKA is encoded by the coding sequence ATGGCATTACCCAAAAGAAAAACATCAAAGTGCCGACAGGCAACAAGGCAAAGTCACCGAGCCTATCCTATTCCCAGCTTATCCGAATGCCCACAGTGTCATACTCCGAAACCTCCCCACCAGGTATGCCCGGTCTGCGGAACTTATCGGGGAAGAGACGTAACCCAGGTCAACAAGACCAAGGCATAA
- the fabD gene encoding ACP S-malonyltransferase, with the protein MNRIAFVFPGQGSQKVGMGVDLVNQSPAARRIFEEADDALGFSISKLCFDGPEEKLRQTINTQPAVMTASLAFLQAAFGNGHHIQPAFVAGHSLGEFTALVAAGVLSFSEGIRLVQERARLMQEAGENRPGGMAAIIGLDLVTLEEVCQETGTQIANLNCPEQIAISGTHNGLAWAMDLAKARGAKRVIRLEVGGAFHSYLMKPAAKGLAKAVSQFEFHQAAIPIVANTTAEPKSTAKEMREEIVNQVCGCVRWQSSIEYMISSGVDTFIEIGPGQVLTGLIKRINSEVRVININDVASISAIHSQDLLSPV; encoded by the coding sequence ATGAATAGGATAGCGTTCGTTTTTCCTGGCCAGGGATCGCAGAAAGTGGGTATGGGGGTTGATCTGGTCAATCAATCACCGGCAGCCAGACGCATCTTTGAAGAAGCCGATGACGCGCTGGGATTTTCAATATCCAAACTCTGCTTCGATGGCCCCGAGGAGAAGCTTCGTCAAACAATCAACACCCAGCCAGCGGTGATGACCGCCAGCTTGGCCTTTCTGCAGGCAGCCTTTGGAAACGGGCATCACATTCAGCCTGCCTTCGTCGCCGGGCACAGCCTGGGTGAGTTTACCGCACTGGTAGCCGCAGGTGTGCTCAGCTTTTCCGAAGGCATCCGCCTGGTTCAGGAACGCGCTCGCCTGATGCAGGAAGCCGGTGAGAACCGGCCCGGCGGCATGGCGGCCATTATCGGACTCGATCTGGTAACTCTGGAAGAGGTTTGTCAGGAAACCGGCACCCAGATCGCGAACCTTAATTGCCCGGAGCAAATCGCTATCAGCGGCACGCATAACGGTCTGGCCTGGGCGATGGACCTGGCCAAGGCCAGAGGAGCCAAAAGGGTTATTCGACTCGAGGTGGGCGGCGCCTTCCACTCTTATCTGATGAAGCCCGCGGCCAAAGGTTTAGCCAAGGCCGTTTCTCAGTTTGAGTTCCACCAGGCAGCGATTCCAATCGTGGCCAATACCACAGCCGAGCCCAAATCAACCGCCAAAGAAATGAGAGAGGAGATTGTGAACCAGGTATGCGGCTGCGTCCGCTGGCAATCCTCAATCGAATACATGATCAGTTCAGGAGTAGACACCTTTATTGAGATTGGCCCCGGCCAGGTACTTACCGGGTTGATAAAAAGGATCAACAGCGAGGTAAGGGTCATCAACATCAACGATGTGGCCTCTATCTCAGCCATACATTCTCAGGATTTGCTGTCGCCAGTTTGA
- the nusB gene encoding transcription antitermination factor NusB: MVSSRRKARIIALQALYEFDCVGHDPIASILRATQEKSVSEDIALFAQQIVSGVLENTEELDSQIHKFAPSFPVEQLALIDRAILRLAIFELMIDGSVPVKVAINEAVELAKSFGSRNSSRFVNGVLGSVSATLVQQR, from the coding sequence ATGGTCAGTTCTCGAAGAAAAGCCAGAATAATCGCCTTACAGGCCTTATACGAATTTGACTGCGTGGGACACGATCCCATTGCTTCTATCCTGCGCGCGACCCAGGAGAAATCCGTTTCAGAGGATATCGCCCTCTTCGCCCAACAAATCGTCAGCGGGGTGCTGGAAAACACAGAGGAACTCGATAGCCAGATCCACAAGTTCGCGCCAAGCTTCCCAGTAGAACAGCTTGCGCTGATTGATCGAGCGATATTGCGTCTGGCCATTTTTGAGTTGATGATCGATGGCAGCGTACCGGTCAAAGTAGCCATAAACGAGGCCGTGGAACTGGCAAAATCGTTTGGCAGCAGAAACTCTTCAAGGTTCGTCAACGGAGTTCTAGGTTCTGTCAGTGCGACCCTTGTACAACAGCGCTAG
- a CDS encoding acyl carrier protein, with amino-acid sequence MATVFERVKKIVVEQLGVEEDEVTMDASFADDLNADSLDLVELVMAFEEEFGKDNEPFEIPDEDAENLRGVKDAVEYLKEHGFEDE; translated from the coding sequence ATGGCCACAGTGTTTGAGCGGGTGAAAAAAATTGTAGTGGAGCAACTTGGTGTCGAAGAAGATGAAGTCACCATGGACGCTTCATTCGCTGATGACCTCAATGCGGATTCCCTCGATCTGGTTGAGCTGGTAATGGCCTTCGAGGAAGAATTCGGAAAAGACAACGAGCCCTTTGAGATACCCGATGAAGACGCAGAGAATCTCCGCGGCGTGAAAGATGCGGTTGAGTATCTGAAAGAACACGGATTCGAGGACGAATAA
- a CDS encoding uracil-DNA glycosylase, whose product MSQCRDCELAGCRNHVVPGEGAENAEIMFVGEAPGFHEDQQGRPFVGAAGKFLDQLLTSINLDRRQVYICNVIKCRPPENRDPLPKEIEACRKWLDRQIEVIAPKAIVTLGRHSMAKFFPGASISKIHGTALKSNGRIFFAMYHPAAALHQQSLRKTIEADILKLPEILAQLEDTKPQPEPKQLSMF is encoded by the coding sequence ATCTCCCAATGTCGAGACTGCGAACTGGCAGGATGCCGAAATCATGTAGTGCCTGGTGAAGGGGCGGAAAATGCTGAAATCATGTTTGTTGGCGAAGCACCAGGATTCCATGAAGATCAGCAGGGTCGACCTTTCGTGGGGGCGGCGGGGAAATTCCTTGATCAACTGCTGACTTCAATCAATCTCGACCGAAGGCAGGTGTATATCTGCAACGTCATCAAATGTCGGCCTCCGGAGAACCGCGATCCGCTCCCCAAAGAAATAGAGGCCTGCCGGAAATGGCTGGACCGCCAGATCGAAGTTATCGCCCCAAAGGCAATTGTCACACTGGGACGCCACTCCATGGCCAAATTCTTTCCCGGGGCCAGCATCAGCAAAATTCACGGCACGGCCCTGAAGAGTAACGGCCGAATTTTCTTTGCCATGTACCATCCCGCAGCGGCTCTGCATCAGCAAAGCCTGCGCAAGACCATCGAAGCGGATATACTCAAGCTCCCGGAGATTCTGGCCCAGCTCGAGGATACCAAACCGCAGCCCGAGCCCAAACAGCTCAGCATGTTTTGA
- a CDS encoding DNA translocase FtsK: MTRRNVKRKRATAKSKGNGKGPGAIRSFISNLSYKVGAVVLTALLASGALFIALEVGGTDLLKALGFGWIPIIIWIVIVIAIIWQDRISSMRKYWNCWIGALILSTALLGIMALFRPAITIADVSLADEDVTLAGSVGRFIRGESYSWAHLMSLVVLGTVFIIPRHSFDFAIKACRFSWDMSRKLLVLLATKSWPFIKQIPGWILSAARFIWAKIGSLLRPNPDAEKAPEASKSKEGTKKPVGRSLRRTRKPSPEMVAVPAAEPEETPIDEVIISLDTNRELPPIEILDESPKTSFAQANNDDRARIIEEALSSYGVDAKVQQVNPGPSVTQFGIEPGWDRKYKKIVEKDLNGKPKLDKNGNPKTHQEEISKTRVKVERITALANNLALALAVSDIRIEAPVPGKALVGIEVPNVSTAIVSLRSVIESPSFQKIAAKSSLAIALGLGAGGEASSGDLAKMPHLLIAGATGSGKSVCLNCIVSCILSQTTPYEVRLLLIDPKRVEMVAFNDVPHLITPVVVESDQAVDSLRRLTAEMDIRYRKFASVGVRNIETYNKSPRVAEKIPYIVAVIDELADLMMTTPDIVEPLICRLAQLARATGIHLIIATQRPSVDVITGLIKANFPTRISFAVVSSIDSRTILDSIGAEKLLGKGDMLYLPSDVSKPKRIRGCYVSDEEMERLVGFWKKWAARHFPPEADHVAKDFAALPVERLDIDPLLEKARQLCEEASHVSASLLQRKLHIGYQRASRIMEQLEVEGLLESGESDDFENPWEGEP; encoded by the coding sequence ATGACCAGGCGCAATGTGAAGCGAAAGAGAGCCACAGCAAAATCAAAAGGAAATGGCAAAGGTCCAGGCGCCATACGCTCCTTTATATCCAATCTGTCTTACAAAGTGGGAGCCGTTGTTCTCACAGCCCTTCTTGCCAGCGGAGCACTCTTCATCGCACTCGAGGTCGGGGGCACGGATCTCCTCAAGGCATTGGGCTTCGGATGGATTCCCATCATCATATGGATTGTGATCGTCATCGCTATTATATGGCAAGACCGTATCAGCAGCATGCGAAAGTACTGGAACTGCTGGATCGGAGCCCTCATCCTCAGCACTGCTCTTCTGGGCATAATGGCCTTGTTTCGTCCCGCGATCACCATCGCTGATGTCTCCCTAGCCGATGAGGACGTCACACTGGCCGGCTCTGTGGGGCGATTTATCCGCGGCGAATCTTACAGTTGGGCGCATCTGATGAGCCTGGTTGTTCTTGGCACGGTCTTCATCATCCCCAGACACTCCTTTGACTTCGCCATAAAAGCATGCCGGTTTTCCTGGGACATGAGCCGAAAACTCCTCGTCCTGCTTGCAACCAAATCATGGCCTTTTATCAAGCAGATACCGGGATGGATACTCTCCGCCGCTCGCTTCATATGGGCCAAAATAGGTTCTCTCTTACGTCCCAATCCGGATGCAGAGAAAGCGCCTGAAGCATCGAAGAGCAAAGAGGGAACAAAGAAACCGGTGGGACGATCCTTAAGAAGAACCCGAAAGCCCTCTCCGGAAATGGTCGCCGTCCCGGCGGCAGAACCGGAGGAAACGCCGATAGATGAAGTGATCATTTCTCTTGATACCAACCGGGAATTGCCCCCCATTGAGATTCTGGACGAATCTCCCAAGACCAGCTTCGCGCAAGCCAATAACGATGATCGCGCCCGGATCATTGAGGAAGCGCTCTCCAGTTATGGCGTCGATGCCAAAGTGCAGCAGGTCAATCCGGGACCTTCGGTCACTCAATTCGGCATAGAACCGGGATGGGATCGCAAATACAAGAAGATTGTCGAAAAGGACCTAAACGGCAAGCCCAAACTCGATAAGAACGGCAACCCGAAAACACATCAAGAAGAAATATCGAAAACCCGAGTCAAAGTGGAGCGCATTACCGCGCTTGCCAATAACCTCGCACTGGCATTGGCTGTCTCCGATATTCGAATTGAAGCGCCGGTGCCCGGAAAGGCACTAGTGGGGATCGAAGTTCCCAATGTGAGCACTGCCATCGTCTCTCTGCGCAGTGTTATTGAGAGTCCTTCCTTTCAAAAGATCGCCGCCAAGTCCAGCCTGGCCATCGCTTTGGGGCTGGGTGCCGGGGGAGAGGCGTCCTCCGGCGACCTGGCCAAGATGCCCCATTTGCTCATCGCCGGCGCTACCGGAAGCGGGAAAAGCGTTTGCCTCAACTGCATCGTGAGCTGCATTCTCTCACAGACTACACCGTATGAAGTGCGACTGCTTCTCATTGACCCCAAGAGAGTTGAGATGGTGGCCTTTAATGATGTTCCCCACCTGATAACCCCAGTGGTAGTAGAATCCGATCAAGCAGTCGATAGCCTGAGACGGTTAACGGCGGAAATGGACATCCGCTACCGTAAGTTCGCCTCCGTTGGAGTCCGCAATATCGAGACTTACAACAAGAGCCCCAGAGTCGCCGAGAAAATACCCTACATCGTAGCCGTAATCGATGAGCTCGCCGACCTGATGATGACCACACCGGATATCGTCGAGCCCTTGATCTGCCGGCTGGCTCAGCTGGCGCGGGCCACTGGAATCCATCTCATCATAGCCACTCAGCGGCCATCGGTGGATGTCATCACCGGGCTCATCAAGGCCAACTTTCCCACCCGGATCAGTTTCGCCGTCGTTTCCTCGATCGATTCCCGCACCATTCTCGATTCAATTGGCGCCGAGAAACTTCTGGGGAAGGGCGATATGCTTTACCTCCCTTCGGACGTCAGCAAGCCAAAACGAATCAGGGGATGTTATGTATCCGATGAAGAAATGGAACGTTTGGTGGGTTTTTGGAAAAAATGGGCGGCAAGGCATTTCCCCCCGGAAGCAGATCATGTAGCAAAGGATTTTGCTGCCCTGCCTGTTGAGAGATTGGACATAGATCCCCTCCTGGAAAAAGCCAGGCAGTTATGCGAGGAGGCCAGTCACGTTTCTGCCTCTCTCCTCCAGCGCAAGCTTCATATCGGCTATCAACGAGCTTCTCGAATCATGGAGCAGCTCGAAGTGGAAGGACTACTTGAATCCGGGGAATCCGATGATTTTGAAAATCCTTGGGAGGGGGAACCATGA